GCCGACCGCCATCGCGCAGATCGTCCAGCGCTTCCGAGCGGGAGAACCCGCGGTCGTGCTCCTGGGCGCCACCGGCACCGGCAAGACCTTCACGATGGCCAACACCATCGCGCAGATCAACCGGCCCACCCTCATCATCAGCCACAACAAGACCCTCGCGGCGCAGCTCTACGAAGAGATGCACGATCTCTTCCCGCGCAACGCGGTGTCGTACTTCGTCTCGTACTACGACTACTACCAGCCCGAGGCGTACATCCCACAGCGCGACATCTATATCGAGAAGGACTCGTCGCGCAACGACGATCTCGACCGACTGCGCCTGGCCGCGACGAGCAATCTGCTCTCGCGCAAGGACACGGTCGTCGTCGCGTCGGTCTCGTGCATCTTCGGCCTGGGCTCGCCCGACGCCTACCGCGACAAGGTGATGTCCGTGCAGATCGGCCAGACGCTCAACCGGCGCGAGTTCCTGCTCGGGCTGGCCGACATGCAGTACCAGCGCTCCGACATCGACTTCAAGCGAGGCACCTACCGCGTCGTGGGCGATGTGATCGAGCTCTACCCCGCCTACGAGCAGTTCGCGGTGCGCTTCGAGCTCTTCGGCGACGAGGTCGAGTCGATCCAGTTCATCAACCCCACCACCGGCGAGATCCTCGCCACCGAGAAGCATTTCTTCATCTTCCCGGCGGTGCACTATGTGACGCCGGCCGACACGCTGCAGTCGGCGCTCGCGTCGATCCGCGCCGAACTCGACACGCGCGTGATGCAGCTCCGCCACGAGGGCAAACTCCTCGAGGCCCAGCGCCTGCTCGCGCGCACGAAGTTCGACCTCGAGATGCTCGAAGAGGTCGGCACCTGCCCGGGCGTCGAGAACTACTCGCGCTATTTCGACGGTCGCCTGCCGGGCGAGCGCCCGTACACGCTGATGGACTACCTCCGGCGATCCGCCGAACTCGACGGCGGGACGCCCGACGACTGGCTCCTCATCATCGACGAGAGCCATGTCACCATCCCCCAGATCTCCGCGATGTTCAACGGCGACAAGGCGCGCAAGACCACCCTCGTCGAGCACGGCTTCCGCCTGCCCAGCGCGCTCGACAACCGCCCGCTGCGCTTCGAAGAGTTCGAGACCATCGTGCCGCGCTGCCTGTATGTGAGCGCGACTCCCGGGCCCTACGAACTCAAGCGCACCGGCGGCGAGATCGCGGAGCAGGTCATCCGCCCCACCGGGCTGCTCGACCCCGTCGTCGAGGTGAAGCCGGCGCGAGGCCAGGTGCCCGACCTGCTCGAACAGTGCAAGGAGCGCGTGGCGCAGGGCGAACGCGTGCTGGTGACGGCCCTCACGAAGCGCCTCTGCGAGCAACTCGCGACCTACCTCGACGAGCAGGGGATCAAGGTGCGCTATCTCCACAGCGACATCGAGACGCTCGACCGGCTCGAGATCCTCCGCGACCTGCGCACCGGCGAGTTCGATGTGCTC
This Phycisphaeraceae bacterium DNA region includes the following protein-coding sequences:
- the uvrB gene encoding excinuclease ABC subunit UvrB codes for the protein MAFQPRSFELVSPFKPTGDQPTAIAQIVQRFRAGEPAVVLLGATGTGKTFTMANTIAQINRPTLIISHNKTLAAQLYEEMHDLFPRNAVSYFVSYYDYYQPEAYIPQRDIYIEKDSSRNDDLDRLRLAATSNLLSRKDTVVVASVSCIFGLGSPDAYRDKVMSVQIGQTLNRREFLLGLADMQYQRSDIDFKRGTYRVVGDVIELYPAYEQFAVRFELFGDEVESIQFINPTTGEILATEKHFFIFPAVHYVTPADTLQSALASIRAELDTRVMQLRHEGKLLEAQRLLARTKFDLEMLEEVGTCPGVENYSRYFDGRLPGERPYTLMDYLRRSAELDGGTPDDWLLIIDESHVTIPQISAMFNGDKARKTTLVEHGFRLPSALDNRPLRFEEFETIVPRCLYVSATPGPYELKRTGGEIAEQVIRPTGLLDPVVEVKPARGQVPDLLEQCKERVAQGERVLVTALTKRLCEQLATYLDEQGIKVRYLHSDIETLDRLEILRDLRTGEFDVLVGVNLLREGLDLPEVSLVAILDADKEGFLRSPTSLIQLIGRAARNVNGRAIMYADEVTPSMRAAIGETDRRREKQVAYNESHGITPETIRKAIRRGIEDELRGRKTAKQNLKADEESFDIVELRKDLEGEMLEAAVRLEFEKAAALRDQVETIKKIQKADPSRTRVKMSELERELYGEEGARATPGKPGAVKRKRKRMKRTD